A DNA window from Brassica napus cultivar Da-Ae chromosome C1, Da-Ae, whole genome shotgun sequence contains the following coding sequences:
- the LOC125580374 gene encoding reticulon-like protein B8 isoform X1 produces MHEKNIVEDVINDFVDNFTETVQKKKNVSFFEQDDTVSSRFNRMFGREKPIHHVLGGGKSADVLLWRNKKISASVLMGATAIWVLFEWINFHFLSLVCYGLLLGMIVQFVWSNASGALNRSSQSGVPRLVLPKDFFADVGVTVGTEVNRGLMFLQDLACRGSLKQFLMAAIGLWLAAMIGSCCNFLTVLYIGFVGAHTMPVLYERYEDEVDGFVDSLLMKFHSHYKKMDTGFLSRIPSGRFGFKKRD; encoded by the exons ATGCATGAGAAGAATATTGTAGAGGACGTtatcaacgatttcgttgataaCTTCACTGAGACAGTTCAGAAGAAAAAGAACGTTTCGTTCTTCGAACAAGATGATACCGTCTCTTCTCGTTTCAACCGCATGTTCGGTCGGGAGAAGCCGATCCATCATGTCTTAGGCGGTGGCAAAT CTGCTGATGTGTTGTTGTGGAGGAACAAGAAGATCTCCGCAAGTGTTCTGATGGGAGCTACTGCGATCTGGGTGCTTTTCGAGTGGATCAACttccattttctctctctcgttTGTTACGGTCTCTTGCTTGGTATGATCGTGCAATTCGTCTGGTCTAATGCCTCAGGGGCTCTAAACCG CAGCTCACAGTCTGGAGTGCCTCGCCTTGTCCTTCCAAAAGACTTCTTTGCTGATGTGGGTGTGACCGTTGGAACAGAGGTTAACCGCGGTTTGATGTTTCTTCAGGACTTGGCTTGTAGAGGGAGTTTGAAACAGTTCCTCATG GCTGCGATTGGACTATGGCTAGCCGCAATGATCGGGAGCTGTTGCAACTTCCTAACTGTTTTGTATATTG GGTTTGTGGGAGCTCATACAATGCCGGTTCTGTATGAGAGATATGAAGACGAAGTTGATGGTTTTGTTGATTCTCTGCTGATGAAGTTTCATAGTCACTATAAGAAGATGGATACTGGCTTTCTCAGTCGAATCCCAAGTGGAAGGTTTGGGTTCAAGAAGCGTGACTAA
- the LOC111214030 gene encoding UDP-URONIC ACID TRANSPORTER 1-like, with translation MNNKKNPDQKPEMPPSSSSPKKQTLFISSLILLWYTSNIGVLLLNKFLLSNYGFKFPIFLTMCHMSACAILSYVSIVFLKLVPLQHLKSRSQFMKVATLSIVFCASVVGGNVSLRYLPVSFNQAVGATTPFFTALFAYLMTFKREAWVTYGALVPVVTGVVIASGGEPGFHWFGFIMCISATAARAFKSVLQGILLSSEGEKLNSMNLMLYMSPIAVIALLPVTIVMEPDVMSVTLSLARQHQYMWILLLVNSVMAYSANLLNFLVTKHTSALTLQVLGNAKGAVAVVISILLFRNPVTVMGIGGYSITVLGVVAYGETKRRFR, from the exons ATGAACAACAAGAAGAACCCAGATCAGAAACCAGAGATGCCACCATCCTCATCCTCCCCGAAGAAACAAACCCTCTTCATCTCCTCCCTCATCCTCCTCTGGTACACCTCCAACATCGGCGTACTCCTCCTCAACAAGTTCCTCCTCTCCAACTACGGCTTCAAATTCCCCATCTTCCTCACCATGTGCCACATGTCCGCCTGCGCCATCCTCAGCTACGTCTCCATCGTCTTCCTCAAGCTCGTCCCCCTCCAGCACCTCAAATCTCGCTCCCAGTTCATGAAGGTCGCGACCCTCAGCATTGTCTTCTGCGCATCCGTCGTCGGTGGGAATGTCTCTCTCCGTTATCTTCCCGTTTCGTTTAATCAGGCTGTTGGCGCTACGACGCCGTTTTTCACGGCGCTGTTTGCGTATCTTATGACGTTTAAGAGAGAGGCTTGGGTCACGTATGGTGCTCTCGTCCCTGTTGTTACCGGTGTCGTGATCGCTAGTGGG GGTGAGCCAGGTTTCCACTGGTTTGGGTTCATTATGTGCATTAGTGCAACCGCGGCAAGAGCTTTTAAATCTGTTCTTCAAGGCATCTTACTTTCTTCCGAGGG AGAAAAGTTGAACTCGATGAACTTGATGCTGTACATGTCCCCTATAGCCGTCATTGCGCTTCTACCCGTCACGATTGTTATGGAACCAGATGTGATGAGCGTGACTCTATCGCTCGCCAGACAACATCAGTACATGTGGATACTTCTTTTGGTGAACTCTGTAATGGCTTATTCAGCTAACTTGTTGAACTTTTTGGTTACCAAGCACACAAGCGCGCTTACCCTCCAg GTTCTTGGAAACGCTAAAGGAGCGGTTGCGGTTGTGATCTCGATCTTGCTTTTCCGAAACCCGGTCACGGTGATGGGGATTGGCGGGTACAGTATAACAGTGCTTGGGGTTGTTGCCTATGGAGAGACTAAACGCAGGTTTAGATGA
- the LOC125580374 gene encoding reticulon-like protein B8 isoform X2 yields the protein MHEKNIVEDVINDFVDNFTETVQKKKNVSFFEQDDTVSSRFNRMFGREKPIHHVLGGGKSADVLLWRNKKISASVLMGATAIWVLFEWINFHFLSLVCYGLLLGMIVQFVWSNASGALNRSQSGVPRLVLPKDFFADVGVTVGTEVNRGLMFLQDLACRGSLKQFLMAAIGLWLAAMIGSCCNFLTVLYIGFVGAHTMPVLYERYEDEVDGFVDSLLMKFHSHYKKMDTGFLSRIPSGRFGFKKRD from the exons ATGCATGAGAAGAATATTGTAGAGGACGTtatcaacgatttcgttgataaCTTCACTGAGACAGTTCAGAAGAAAAAGAACGTTTCGTTCTTCGAACAAGATGATACCGTCTCTTCTCGTTTCAACCGCATGTTCGGTCGGGAGAAGCCGATCCATCATGTCTTAGGCGGTGGCAAAT CTGCTGATGTGTTGTTGTGGAGGAACAAGAAGATCTCCGCAAGTGTTCTGATGGGAGCTACTGCGATCTGGGTGCTTTTCGAGTGGATCAACttccattttctctctctcgttTGTTACGGTCTCTTGCTTGGTATGATCGTGCAATTCGTCTGGTCTAATGCCTCAGGGGCTCTAAACCG CTCACAGTCTGGAGTGCCTCGCCTTGTCCTTCCAAAAGACTTCTTTGCTGATGTGGGTGTGACCGTTGGAACAGAGGTTAACCGCGGTTTGATGTTTCTTCAGGACTTGGCTTGTAGAGGGAGTTTGAAACAGTTCCTCATG GCTGCGATTGGACTATGGCTAGCCGCAATGATCGGGAGCTGTTGCAACTTCCTAACTGTTTTGTATATTG GGTTTGTGGGAGCTCATACAATGCCGGTTCTGTATGAGAGATATGAAGACGAAGTTGATGGTTTTGTTGATTCTCTGCTGATGAAGTTTCATAGTCACTATAAGAAGATGGATACTGGCTTTCTCAGTCGAATCCCAAGTGGAAGGTTTGGGTTCAAGAAGCGTGACTAA
- the LOC106346185 gene encoding probable calcium-binding protein CML49 translates to MSGYPPSSQGYGYGGNPPPQQPYGSSGNPPPPQPYGSSGANPPPYGSSAASPYAVPYGSQPPPSSAPYGAPPSAPYASPPGDHKPHKEKPQAAYGSPGGYGSSGGYGGYGAPPSGHGGGYGAPPPPQQAAYGSPFASLVPSAFPPGTDPNIVTCFQAADRDQSGFIDDKELQGALSSYNQSFSMRTVHLLMYLFTNSNVRKIGPKEFTSLFYSLQSWRSIFERFDKDRSGKIDTNELRDALLSLGFSVSPVVLDLLVSKFDKSGGRNRAIEYDNFIECCLTVKGLTEKFKEKDTALSGSATFNYEAFMLTVLPFLVA, encoded by the exons ATGTCTGGTTACCCTCCTTCGAGCCAAGGTTACGGTTACGGCGGTAACCCACCGCCGCAACAACCCTACGGATCCTCCGGCAATCCACCACCGCCTCAACCTTACGGATCCTCCGGCGCTAATCCTCCACCGTACGGATCCTCAGCTGCCTCACCCTACGCCGTCCCCTACGGCTCTCAGCCTCCGCCGTCCTCCGCTCCTTACGGCGCGCCACCGTCGGCACCTTACGCGTCTCCTCCGGGAGACCACAAGCCGCACAAAGAAAAGCCTCAGGCCGCTTACGGATCTCCCGGTGGCTACGGATCGTCTGGTGGTTACGGTGGCTACGGAGCTCCTCCGTCGGGACACGGCGGAGGATACggagctcctcctcctcctcagcaGGCTGCTTACGGAAGCCCGTTCGCGTCTCTGGTCCCGTCGGCGTTTCCTCCGGGTACGGATCCGAACATCGTGACTTGCTTCCAGGCGGCGGATCGGGACCAGAGCGGCTTCATCGACGATAAGGAGCTTCAGGGGGCGCTCTCTTCGTATAATCAGAGCTTCAGCATGAGAACTGTTCATCTCCTCATGTATCTCTTCACCAACAGCAACGTCAGAAAGATCG GACCGAAAGAGTTTACTTCACTTTTCTACAGTCTTCAGAGTTGGAGG AGCATATTTGAGAGATTTGATAAGGACAGAAGTGGTAAAATCGATACGAATGAGCTGAGAGATGCACTCTTGAGCCTCGGGTTTTCAGTGTCTCCTGTGGTTTTGGATCTGCTAGTTTCTAAGTTTGACAAGAGCGGAGGCAGGAACAGAGCTAttgaatatgacaacttcatcGA GTGCTGTTTGACTGTTAAG GGGCTGACTGAGAAGTTTAAGGAGAAGGATACGGCGTTGTCAGGATCAGCTACTTTCAACTACGAGGCCTTCATGCTCACTGTTCTACCGTTCCTCGTCGCTTAA